A window of the Alkalidesulfovibrio alkalitolerans DSM 16529 genome harbors these coding sequences:
- a CDS encoding TadE/TadG family type IV pilus assembly protein yields MRDRIRRLLEGERGGISTEFAITMALLVFPMFIGTIDVSRLIHTGNILTRTAREAVVTASRGGDATPVALASAEAAGLDVTRLSVNTALVSKPGGHGTGVRVELNYNLTGFSLFPVDIFIPNGLTARAEARQE; encoded by the coding sequence ATGCGCGATCGCATACGCAGACTGCTCGAGGGAGAGCGAGGCGGCATCTCCACCGAATTCGCCATCACCATGGCGCTGCTGGTCTTTCCCATGTTCATCGGGACCATCGACGTCTCACGCCTGATCCACACCGGCAACATCCTGACCCGTACGGCCCGCGAGGCCGTGGTCACGGCCAGCCGCGGCGGCGACGCCACGCCGGTCGCCCTGGCCTCGGCCGAGGCTGCCGGGCTCGACGTGACCAGGCTTTCCGTGAACACCGCCCTGGTGAGCAAACCGGGCGGCCACGGCACCGGAGTGCGCGTGGAGTTGAACTACAACCTGACCGGGTTCTCGCTCTTCCCGGTGGACATCTTCATACCGAACGGCCTCACTGCCCGGGCCGAAGCGAGGCAGGAAT
- a CDS encoding TadE/TadG family type IV pilus assembly protein, with product MIRQFMHRIRARKGQTGESGYAAVETALLLPLFLLILMGVIDFSRLYWTQSSVTAAAVEGARLAILADVSESEINTTIAQHLVNGGVSEIPKIEIGPRVPLEPVSVKVSVNFDFITLIAVFADIFKIDAVTATSVMIHER from the coding sequence GTGATCAGGCAATTCATGCACCGCATCAGAGCCCGCAAGGGGCAAACCGGCGAGAGCGGCTACGCCGCCGTGGAGACGGCGCTGCTCCTGCCGCTCTTCCTTCTCATTCTCATGGGCGTGATCGACTTCAGCCGCCTCTACTGGACGCAGAGCTCGGTCACGGCAGCCGCCGTGGAGGGCGCGCGGCTGGCCATTCTGGCGGACGTCAGCGAGTCGGAAATCAATACCACCATCGCGCAGCATCTCGTGAACGGCGGAGTGAGCGAGATCCCGAAGATCGAAATCGGGCCGCGCGTTCCCCTTGAACCGGTCTCGGTCAAGGTCAGCGTGAATTTCGACTTCATCACCCTGATCGCGGTCTTCGCCGACATCTTCAAAATCGACGCCGTGACCGCCACTTCGGTCATGATCCACGAACGGTAG